The Pseudomonas wenzhouensis genome has a segment encoding these proteins:
- a CDS encoding DUF1513 domain-containing protein — MRRRAFLGLGAAAAGLAAAGAFGGWTWFGPAGQPLLLSARDDGDGRHYAVGYRLDGQRAFATPVNERCHDVVPHPSLPLALFVGRRPSTESYLIDTRDGRLLQTLQTPADRHFNGHAVFHKDGEWLYSTENDTREPGRGVLGVYRLQGEQLQRNGEHSTHGVGPHQLLWMPDGETLVVANGGIRTEAESRVEMNLDAMQASLVLMQRDGSLVSQEYLADQQNSIRHLAVARDGTVVSGQQYMGDMHDAVPLLAIKRPGQPYQPFALGEAQRAAMNQYTASVAIHDELRLLAMTAPRGNRFFIWDLDSAEVRLDVPLADCAGVGAVADGFVVTSGQGRCRLYDCSGERILAKALELPAGLWDNHLRLA, encoded by the coding sequence ATGCGCCGCAGAGCCTTCCTCGGCCTTGGCGCCGCCGCTGCCGGTCTGGCGGCCGCCGGTGCTTTCGGCGGCTGGACGTGGTTCGGCCCGGCGGGACAACCGCTGCTGTTGTCGGCCCGCGATGACGGCGATGGCAGGCACTATGCCGTCGGCTATCGCCTCGACGGCCAGCGCGCCTTTGCCACCCCGGTGAACGAACGCTGCCATGACGTGGTGCCGCACCCCAGCTTACCCCTGGCGCTGTTCGTCGGGCGCCGCCCGAGCACCGAGAGCTACCTGATCGACACCCGCGACGGCCGCCTGCTGCAAACGCTGCAGACACCGGCCGACCGGCACTTCAACGGCCATGCGGTGTTCCACAAAGATGGCGAGTGGCTGTACAGCACCGAGAACGACACCCGCGAACCGGGTCGCGGCGTACTCGGCGTCTATCGCCTGCAGGGCGAGCAACTGCAGCGCAATGGCGAACACAGCACGCATGGCGTCGGCCCGCACCAACTGCTGTGGATGCCCGATGGCGAAACCCTGGTGGTGGCCAACGGCGGCATCCGCACCGAAGCGGAAAGCCGTGTGGAGATGAACCTCGACGCCATGCAGGCCAGCCTGGTGCTGATGCAGCGCGACGGCAGCCTGGTCAGCCAGGAGTACCTGGCCGACCAGCAGAACAGCATCCGCCACCTGGCTGTCGCGCGCGACGGCACGGTGGTCAGTGGTCAGCAGTACATGGGCGATATGCACGATGCCGTACCGCTGCTGGCGATCAAACGCCCCGGCCAGCCGTATCAACCTTTCGCCCTCGGCGAAGCGCAGCGTGCGGCGATGAACCAGTACACCGCCAGCGTGGCCATCCACGACGAGCTGCGTCTGCTGGCGATGACCGCACCGCGCGGCAACCGCTTCTTCATCTGGGATCTGGACAGCGCCGAAGTGCGTCTCGACGTGCCGCTAGCGGACTGCGCAGGCGTAGGTGCAGTCGCCGACGGCTTCGTCGTCACCTCCGGTCAGGGTCGCTGCAGGCTCTACGACTGCAGCGGCGAGCGCATCCTGGCCAAGGCACTGGAGTTGCCCGCCGGCCTGTGGGACAACCATCTGCGTCTGGCCTGA